The genomic stretch TCCACTTGTCCTTGAAGAATTCATGATCTCTGGATCAGCTTAGTTTTGATATCTAGGTCATAAAAGCCATCAGTTTTTCAAACACCTAGTTAGTCAAAAAAACATTGTTAAACATCATCGACACCTAGACACTGTTCTAGAGAGTCTTGTTGAGCCAAAGTTGGATAGATAGTCATAATTCCAGCAGGAAAAAACCTAGCAGTCAATTTTAAGACACTGTCAAGTTAGGACCTGCATGAGGATTCCACCAACTTCATTTGTAGGTGCCATTGCCTCTGGTCAGTCAcaaataggtttttttttttccctttcccatctctctctctctctctctctctctctctctctctctctatctctctctttgCATTGCATTTACCTACCTACCTCTGTTATGTGTCTATCTGTCTGTCTGTCTATTTTTCCCCTCTCTCACACGTTCATCCACAAGTATTTAAGCCCTGGCAGACAATTTGCAGATTTCTGAACAAAACTACTGCTGCTTTCCAATTGTCATGCTTGACGAAAGCTCTTTAGGTCTAAATTCTCAATTTGTCAAACTCCACATTACTTATAAAGCATAAACTAGAGGAATTTAAAGAGAGCCAGCTGCTTCATATTATAGAGTACCAGCTTTCTGTTGGTGCTTTGCTCCCAACGTCTCCTCCAATTTCTCCTCACAGACCTTTCTTGCACTCTCTGTACCTCTATTTCCAACACTTTGTCTGTCTCTCTCATTCAAACTCACATTCTTAGTTGATTAATGCGTATGAGGAAAAATGGAAAGCTGGATAGCAGCTAGAATGACCATCTACTGATGTTTTACACCTGCCAATGCTTTTTGTTCATTAGTATTGCCTATCTTGATAAGAAGTATAACCATTTCCAATTGCATGTGTTGTTATCGTAGTATTCTCTGTTACTGATGTGAGAACAGCATAATGTAGCTGGAGATACGCATACAGGATTTGCAAATTGAGTTGGAGAACATGATTTGGCATACAAAGAAACTTGAGGAACAATTGCAGTTGGCCATTAAAGAACGTCGGCTGATGGAGGCCCTCTTAGCAGAAGTTGAAGATGAACATGCTGAGGCAATCTCCAAAATGGAGCTACTAGAGGGTGAGGTAAATTGTTGATCTTTGTGTGAGTTCAAAATTTGATGCCATGTGCAGTTTGCTGCAAGTTATGCatatttggaaaaatcatatACGATCTTGCATGCTTTTGAGAATATTTACATACTGAACTATGACTTAGAAAAATCTTTCTTGTGATATTTTTTTAGGTGGTTGGCTGATGTATGTAAGAGATCCTTGAGATGAAAATGACCTTTGATCACAATCACCATAGAAATGCATTACAAATTTATTAACACTTGCCTTTGTCTATCTTACAGACTTGTGCGTATTCACTTTCTAGCCAGCTTTTTGATAGATGAGTATTTAAATAAGAACTATAAATTCTGTACATCTTGGGTTCTTATGATGACATTTCATTTGTTATATTTGATAATCAAGTGCAGGCATTGCTAAGAGAGTTTTGAAAGTATCCACTTACAACACAGTTTACAAAATGATCCTAACGAGGGCAACAGAGTTTATTGCATGGCTGACAGACTCATGAGCATAGTACAATAAGCCTATGAAAAGGAATTAATAtgtgcattttttttatatgtgCATATTAGTTTCCTCTTAACAACCGAAAAAGGCAGAAGTACGCAAGAAATGTTAATTTTCCCAACAGAGATAAAAACTTTGATAGTGAACTTTGGAAATTTAACTGAATTATGATCATTAATTCCATGTTTGTAAAACTGTGAAAGGAAGGTCTTGCTGTACCAGAAAATAATTGCAATTAGATTCTTGAACCTTTGCTTCCCTGCTGCTAACCCAATAAGCTGCTGTATCATACTTAGGAGGaaaaggtaatctaaaaatATGTCCAAAAATGCCCTGTTAACCGGACAAGATCAGACTTACTGCCTCCCTCCTTTGTTCAACCTATTAAAGTAGGACCACAATCAGACACAGTAAACTAGGGTTGAACAATTGGTTAGTATGATACATATGATCAGACTAGGCCTAGACGTTTGTACTAGATGCATAAATGTGTCTCATTCATATCTCTTTTTGAAGAATATTGTGTTACCGGCCAATCAATTGTAGAAGCTAGAAGAGTATTAACTTTTTGGCATTTCAAAGTTGACTAGATGAGCGTGAGTAGGTTTTCTCCAACAACTTAAGAATTATGTGCTATTCCCTTTATACAGAGTTTAAATGAGTGTCCATAGATTAATATTAATTTATGGTATGACCATATGAGAGTTTGACTAAGTTTCTCCTGTTAAAATTTAGTAAACAAGTCCAATGATGCTTGTGAAAGTAATTCCATATTTTTCCAAATTGGGATCCATATTTATTTGCTTCTTTTTCAAATTGTGATCCAAATTGTGAAAGTAATTCCATTTTGGGATCCATATTTATTTGctccaaattgggaaaattgTCACAAAAACTTTCCAAGTGTACCACATTGTGCAAGTTTTTGATATAGTGATAAGCTGTAAGCCGAGATCTAGGCCAACCAAACCAAGACAGGCCTCAGACCCTGATCAGTTGCTTCATAAAATAGTTTTGATAAAAATACGTAACACTTTGCTGAATGACATTTACAAATTGCACTGGATGATGGATTGCTCTTGTTATTACAAGCAGCTGAAGGATTTGGAGGCTGAAAATAATCAGTTAAAGGAAGTCCAGGGTAAAGCATTTTGGTGCAGCAGAAGTAAAGATGAAGGTCAGATTAGCCAAACTGTCAAGAATGCACTTAAGTTTTGGATTCCGTTGTTGAGATCCCATTACAAGGGAAATGGTGTCAAAGGTGACAATATGAGATGCAAGGATAAGTGGAAGGATGGAAAAGGAAGTAAATCTGAAATGTCTGCTGCAAGCGAAGTTCTGTCAGAAGCTTGTGGGCTTATCCATCCATCTTTTGAAGACACAATGACTCCGAATTTCAGTATGGACAATGTTCTAGAACAAAGGAAGCATGAAGCTCTTGCTCGCAGCTCTTTCAGTGCAGTATGGTCACTTTTGGTTGGAATGATTGTGTGGGAAGCCAGAGAACCGTGCATGCCTCTTGTGCTTGCTCTTTTTGTTGTCGTCATGATGTCTCTTATGTGTGTGCTCCGGTTCTTCTCCACAATTAAGAACAAACATGCAGTTGTTGCAGCAGCTCTCTTAAGCCTCAATTGTTTTATGCTGGGCATGGTGACATGCCCGACGCTACCAGTATTTGCTGATGCTTTAGCTCCTTTTGTCTTTCATGCCTCACAAAAGATGGTAACCTGGTTTCTTGCTTTTCTGACTTAGGCTTTGTGGGTCTGATGTGCTGTGTATGCATATGGAATCTGGATAGTCATTTTGCACGTAGGTAGACTGTTCTGGGCTTAATTGCTCTTGGAGCAGTCTTTTGTCTGTGTACATAGTGTCTCTTGACAGGTTACTTGCAAGGGTTCCTAGAGCTTCTGCCTGAATGAAATTGTTACATGAAAATGCTGCATGTAAAGTTCCGTTAGACTATGCTGATTTTAACATTTCAGTTTGCTTTCACTCTGGTTTAGAGGAAAGAATTAACTAGCAAAATGCTGATAGATTTTCCATTAGggcattttttttataatcaTTTTCATTCAAGAACATATCATGATTTgaagtaattatttttattttctattctGAGGTAAAAATCTTCTTCTATACTTGTCTTCAGGACTTTAACAAGTTTTTTAGGGCAGAGATTAATTTGAACCTTTGTTGAAAATCAGTCTTCTGAGGGATTATTGCCGGGATGCTTTATAATTATAAAGTGCTAGGGGGAGGCAATTTCCGGGATTTTATTGTCGGGACGCTTTATAATTTATAAAGTGCTAGGTGGAGGTAGCTTCCCAAGCTGGCCACACTGAAAATTGGCTCTGCAGTTTTCTAATCAACAAAGGACATAAAGGGGGAAGGATGGGTTGAGTGGATTGGAAGAGGAAGTGTAAGCGAGAGAGAAATTGGCTCTGCAGTTTTCTAATCAACAAAGGACATAAAGGGGGAAGGATGGGTTGAGTGAATTGGAGGAGGAAGTGTAAGTGAGAGTTATCGAGTTTGAACCTTCTCACTTGcattaaaaatgaaaacacagagataaaaaaaaactatcagGTGTAAGTTATGCATAGCAATTAGCCTATTTGTACTTAATTTCCACACGCTACAATCATTTCCGAAGGTGTTTCTCATCAATAAGAAACTAATAACGAGTGGAGTTTTCTGGTCCAAAATCGTTTCAAACATAAGTAATAAATAGTTAGTAAATTCAATAACAAGTGATCCTCCAAATCATAAAAGTGTATTATTGTACTCTCTAGAAGCATTTCCGAAGGTGTTTCCCCATCAATAAGGGACTAATGGTGAGTGGAGTTTTCTAACACAAAATTGTTTCAAACACAAGTAATAAATAGTTAGTAAATTCAACAAGAAGTAATCCCCCAGATTGGATAAGtaaattattatattttctagattttttaaTGAATGGAAGTAATATTATTCTTTCTCTTAAAGCACATCTTCTAGCTCGTATACGGAGAGCTCTAAGAAACTCTCCCTAACTATTGGATCAAAGCCCAACATTTCTGTAAGTGATTACTATACTATAGTAGAATAAGTACTTCATATTTGTAAATGAGTCATTAACTGCCCAAGTTCATTGTTTTGCGTGGAGCTATAGGAATGTTAACTTGTTTCTCATGCCATTGATGAATGATAAATTTTAGTTCCTTTGGTTAAAAAACATCACCCTGTGACGGAGGGGATTTGGCATTGGCATTGACATTTACCAATCTAAGAACATAAAGTCGATGTTTTTACTTGATACTCAAGTGTATCAtggttcttttttgtttttcccctaTCATTGTTTTTATGGTCTTCTCATATTATTACATCAAGAGATTTCTTTGTCAACTTTGTTTTAGTCtacttgatttttcttttaggGTAGGTATTGTATCTTGTTTCAGACTTGTAATGAAGAGATACGAGTATCCACTTTTGTATGTGAAAGGTGAATGGCATGAGAAAATGATGCAGAAAAAGAAGGATCCAAGAGACGATGGAAAATGATTCAAATTATCTTAAGTAatttttaaacttgattttacATTGAATATTCacttaaaaattcaaaagaatgaTCAACAATATTGTTGTTATTGCCACTATATGGATTGTGGATTAGGGAGAGTGAGGAATAGAGGTGTCAATGGGTTAGGTTTCGGACCGGaattaaaaatttcaaatccGATACCCGATGGGTCTTGAGCTTAGAGTT from Coffea eugenioides isolate CCC68of chromosome 8, Ceug_1.0, whole genome shotgun sequence encodes the following:
- the LOC113779182 gene encoding uncharacterized protein LOC113779182 isoform X1; its protein translation is MALLLDLTRTTFVLVTKPLSLAKLFCLFCLRSICIVIQTWIELLRAGINFQLKILWSVTIWAIAILSIPVRALTALQKEKLLEIRIQDLQIELENMIWHTKKLEEQLQLAIKERRLMEALLAEVEDEHAEAISKMELLEGELKDLEAENNQLKEVQGKAFWCSRSKDEGQISQTVKNALKFWIPLLRSHYKGNGVKGDNMRCKDKWKDGKGSKSEMSAASEVLSEACGLIHPSFEDTMTPNFSMDNVLEQRKHEALARSSFSAVWSLLVGMIVWEAREPCMPLVLALFVVVMMSLMCVLRFFSTIKNKHAVVAAALLSLNCFMLGMVTCPTLPVFADALAPFVFHASQKMVTWFLAFLT
- the LOC113779182 gene encoding uncharacterized protein LOC113779182 isoform X3 codes for the protein MSLPKSLFSVQFNPIQLEASSSALHICIVIQTWIELLRAGINFQLKILWSVTIWAIAILSIPVRALTALQKEKLLEIRIQDLQIELENMIWHTKKLEEQLQLAIKERRLMEALLAEVEDEHAEAISKMELLEGELKDLEAENNQLKEVQGKAFWCSRSKDEGQISQTVKNALKFWIPLLRSHYKGNGVKGDNMRCKDKWKDGKGSKSEMSAASEVLSEACGLIHPSFEDTMTPNFSMDNVLEQRKHEALARSSFSAVWSLLVGMIVWEAREPCMPLVLALFVVVMMSLMCVLRFFSTIKNKHAVVAAALLSLNCFMLGMVTCPTLPVFADALAPFVFHASQKMVTWFLAFLT
- the LOC113779182 gene encoding uncharacterized protein LOC113779182 isoform X2, with amino-acid sequence MALLLDLTRTTFVLVTKPLSLAKLFCLFCLRSICIVIQTWIELLRAGINFQLKILWSVTIWAIAILSIPVRALTALQKEKLDLQIELENMIWHTKKLEEQLQLAIKERRLMEALLAEVEDEHAEAISKMELLEGELKDLEAENNQLKEVQGKAFWCSRSKDEGQISQTVKNALKFWIPLLRSHYKGNGVKGDNMRCKDKWKDGKGSKSEMSAASEVLSEACGLIHPSFEDTMTPNFSMDNVLEQRKHEALARSSFSAVWSLLVGMIVWEAREPCMPLVLALFVVVMMSLMCVLRFFSTIKNKHAVVAAALLSLNCFMLGMVTCPTLPVFADALAPFVFHASQKMVTWFLAFLT